The DNA segment CCCCGCCGTGAACGATCCCGCATCGAAGATTGCCGGAGCGGCGGGCGGCTGCGTGCTACTGCGCCGGGACGCGCTCGCGCGGATCGGCGGTATCGGCGCGATTCGCGGCGCGCTGATCGACGACTGCTCGCTGGCGGCCGCTGTGAAACGGTCGGGCGGTCCGATCTGGCTGGGACTGGCCGATGGCACGCGCAGCCTTCGCGTATCTCCCGCGTTGCGGGATCTGTGGCAGATGGTGTCGCGGACCGCCTTTACGCAATTGCGATATTCGGCCCTGTTGCTGGCAGGGACCCTCGCCGGGCTGCTGATGACATTTCTGGGGCCGCCATTACTGGTGATTTCGTGGCCGATTCACCACAATCTGACGGCCTGCGCAGCCGGGCTGGCGGCCTGGGCGATCATGGCCGGCGCATACTGGCCAACGCTGCGCGATTACGGCAGGACGGCGCCCGAGACGCTCCTGCTGCCCATTACAGCCGCGCTCTACGGCGCCATGACCCTGGATTCCGCGCTCAATTACTGGCGCGGCACGGCCAGCAACTGGAAGGGCCGGCAGTACCAAAAAGGACACACCTGATGGACGATTCACCAATGCAATGACAATGCGTTGGTGTCTGGACGATGATCGACTACCATATGTGGAATATGTTGC comes from the Emcibacter sp. SYSU 3D8 genome and includes:
- a CDS encoding glycosyltransferase codes for the protein MLAALGVLTLAIWAWLLLFHHRFWRADQRLPEAAGRSRWPSVIAIVPARNEAATIADCVKAITLQTYAGDLTVVVVDDSSTDGTGDIARAAGGNVRVVSGEQLPPGWSGKLWALETGLRHTNALPGDYVWFTDADIVHAPGVLSDLAGFAEEQRLEMVSLMARLHCSHFWERLLVPAFVFFFQMLYPFPAVNDPASKIAGAAGGCVLLRRDALARIGGIGAIRGALIDDCSLAAAVKRSGGPIWLGLADGTRSLRVSPALRDLWQMVSRTAFTQLRYSALLLAGTLAGLLMTFLGPPLLVISWPIHHNLTACAAGLAAWAIMAGAYWPTLRDYGRTAPETLLLPITAALYGAMTLDSALNYWRGTASNWKGRQYQKGHT